The following proteins are co-located in the Nonlabens ponticola genome:
- a CDS encoding SDR family NAD(P)-dependent oxidoreductase codes for MDLQLSGKTALVTGSTKGIGKAIAKQLLKEGAKVIIHGSSQKSVDKAMSDLGSFPGATGMPCDVGNENEINDFIKDLPEIDILVNNLGIFEQKDFAEIKDDEWIKFFEINVLSGIRFSRALFPKMLEKNNHGRVIFISSESALNIPEDMIQYGMTKTAQLAISRGLANLTKGTTVTVNSVLPGPTYSDGIEDFLDSMNGGDHDRDEIQSEFFNNARPSSLLQRFIEPEEIANLVAFVASPLSIATNGASLRAEGGIVNSI; via the coding sequence ATGGATTTACAATTATCAGGTAAGACCGCTCTGGTCACTGGATCAACTAAAGGAATAGGAAAAGCCATTGCCAAACAACTACTCAAGGAAGGTGCTAAAGTCATTATTCATGGAAGCTCTCAAAAATCAGTTGATAAAGCAATGTCAGATTTAGGGAGTTTTCCTGGCGCGACCGGCATGCCGTGCGATGTAGGCAATGAAAATGAGATCAATGACTTTATCAAGGACCTACCTGAGATTGATATTCTCGTCAACAATCTTGGAATCTTTGAACAGAAAGACTTTGCAGAGATTAAGGATGATGAATGGATCAAATTTTTTGAAATCAATGTCTTGAGCGGCATCCGCTTCAGTCGCGCGTTGTTCCCTAAAATGTTAGAAAAGAACAACCATGGTCGTGTCATATTTATAAGTAGCGAGAGCGCTTTGAACATTCCAGAAGATATGATTCAATACGGCATGACCAAAACGGCTCAACTAGCCATCTCTCGTGGACTAGCAAACTTGACCAAGGGAACTACCGTTACCGTAAATTCTGTTCTACCAGGTCCAACCTATTCTGATGGGATTGAAGATTTTCTAGACAGTATGAATGGTGGCGATCATGATCGAGATGAGATTCAAAGTGAATTTTTCAATAATGCCAGACCGTCAAGCCTGCTGCAACGATTTATTGAACCTGAAGAGATCGCAAATCTAGTGGCGTTTGTAGCTAGCCCTTTGTCAATTGCAACTAATGGTGCTTCCCTGCGTGCAGAAGGTGGTATCGTAAACTCTATTTAA
- a CDS encoding FAD:protein FMN transferase, producing the protein MRYLIIFSLLFVGCDQLGSDTVPEYVVAGNAIGTTYAIKYYNDTELELEQPIDSIVKMFNESMSTWVADSQINKFNNGQDSVMVGKAFQTVFKTAQDIYRKTDGYFDPTVGNLVNAYGFGANGEQTKIPTQEQVDSLKQFVGFHKLDLVASAAQDSMNLISSQPGMYLEFNAIGKGTLVDYLAQLLEDRGVDNYLIEVGGEVTAKGKSLNRDDAWVVGIDDPTQNLQNRRLVGTVSLENKAMAGSGNYRKYRITEDGEQFVHTINPLTGLARPSKVVGVNVIAENCTIADGYATAFMAMPLEKSRELLPNLPEIDVLIMYLDENDELQLESTPGFNLKPQL; encoded by the coding sequence ATGCGTTATCTCATCATTTTTAGTTTGTTGTTCGTTGGCTGTGATCAATTGGGCAGCGATACCGTTCCTGAATATGTAGTGGCTGGTAACGCCATAGGGACCACATATGCCATCAAATATTACAACGATACCGAGCTGGAGCTGGAACAACCCATCGACAGCATCGTCAAGATGTTCAATGAGTCCATGAGCACTTGGGTAGCAGATTCTCAGATCAATAAGTTCAACAATGGTCAGGATAGCGTGATGGTAGGTAAAGCCTTTCAAACGGTATTTAAAACCGCACAGGATATTTATAGAAAAACAGACGGCTACTTTGATCCAACAGTAGGTAATCTGGTGAATGCTTACGGCTTTGGTGCAAATGGCGAGCAAACCAAAATCCCAACGCAAGAGCAAGTCGATAGCTTAAAGCAATTTGTCGGTTTTCATAAGCTAGATCTTGTTGCAAGTGCTGCTCAAGATTCCATGAACTTGATTTCTAGCCAGCCTGGAATGTATCTGGAATTTAATGCGATAGGTAAAGGAACGCTGGTGGATTATCTGGCACAACTGCTAGAAGATCGTGGCGTGGACAATTACCTCATTGAAGTAGGTGGTGAAGTCACCGCCAAAGGCAAAAGTCTGAATCGCGACGACGCTTGGGTAGTGGGAATAGACGACCCAACCCAAAACTTGCAAAATCGCAGGCTTGTAGGTACGGTAAGCCTTGAGAATAAAGCCATGGCAGGTAGCGGTAACTATAGAAAATATAGAATTACAGAAGATGGTGAGCAGTTTGTGCACACGATAAATCCGCTGACTGGGCTGGCGCGACCTAGCAAGGTAGTAGGTGTGAACGTGATTGCAGAAAACTGTACGATTGCCGATGGTTATGCCACCGCTTTCATGGCGATGCCGTTAGAAAAGTCTCGCGAGTTATTACCCAATTTGCCAGAAATTGACGTGTTGATCATGTATCTGGATGAGAACGACGAGCTGCAATTAGAATCCACACCAGGATTCAATCTTAAGCCTCAGTTATAG
- a CDS encoding Na(+)-translocating NADH-quinone reductase subunit F — protein sequence MTPLSEQELHQLAMNIVGKEMEDQGFEFLAINSKPKKDPQYVALKKGKLHFVVVRAVRYPENPVVYDEKLMTTVRDHAVKYKARTFYAGVGIANNRDYEMPVHHEDDYVVNYAGLIEIK from the coding sequence ATGACACCACTAAGTGAACAGGAATTACACCAGCTGGCGATGAATATTGTGGGCAAGGAAATGGAAGATCAAGGATTTGAGTTTTTGGCGATAAATTCAAAACCTAAAAAGGATCCACAATATGTGGCGCTCAAAAAGGGGAAACTTCATTTTGTGGTGGTGAGAGCCGTGCGATATCCTGAAAACCCTGTGGTTTATGATGAAAAATTGATGACCACTGTGCGCGATCATGCCGTCAAGTATAAGGCGCGTACATTTTATGCTGGTGTAGGCATCGCCAATAATCGTGATTATGAGATGCCGGTACACCATGAGGATGACTATGTGGTCAATTATGCAGGCTTGATCGAGATTAAATAG
- a CDS encoding sugar MFS transporter — protein sequence MTTNKTNYTVPFIIITTLFFLWGFITVLVDSLVPRLREVFELSYFQAGLVQFAFFLAYFVFSIPAGLLLSKVGYKKGIVIGLSTMALGCLLFYPASSERIFSVFLLAYFTLAAGITILQVAANPYVAVLGSEQGAGSRLNLAQAFNSLGTAIAPIAGAAFLLSDKILNSQEIDMLTTVDRENYYISEAAAVQTPFLFFAGLIAALAVAFIFIKLPQLQETAKGGYSALLKKTSVWMGAAGIFVYVGAEVAIGSYLVNYFINLNLDQTIVENETMSGIASFFLNADLSAIDSKAIVGAFLFFYWTGAMVGRFIGSALMRFIPSHKVLISFTALAIAMIFISISTDGFVAMWSILAVGLFNSIMFPTIFTLTLNGLGELKPQASGVLCMAIVGGAIVPISFGALADSLGFALAFLLPMACYAYIMFFAFYKGRKIVVG from the coding sequence ATGACAACCAACAAAACCAATTACACCGTACCATTTATCATCATTACCACGCTCTTCTTTTTATGGGGATTTATAACCGTGCTGGTTGATAGTCTCGTTCCTCGATTGAGAGAGGTTTTTGAATTGAGTTATTTCCAGGCAGGATTGGTTCAGTTTGCGTTTTTCCTCGCCTACTTTGTGTTTTCCATTCCAGCTGGATTGTTGCTTTCTAAAGTAGGCTACAAAAAAGGAATCGTGATAGGCCTTTCAACGATGGCATTGGGTTGCTTACTCTTCTACCCAGCATCGTCAGAACGTATTTTTAGCGTATTTCTACTCGCCTACTTCACGCTTGCGGCAGGAATCACCATACTGCAGGTAGCAGCAAATCCATATGTAGCGGTTCTGGGATCAGAACAAGGTGCTGGTAGCCGCTTGAACCTGGCGCAGGCGTTTAACTCGCTGGGAACTGCGATCGCACCTATCGCTGGTGCAGCTTTCTTACTGAGTGACAAGATCCTCAACTCCCAAGAAATAGATATGCTAACGACGGTAGATCGCGAGAATTATTACATCAGCGAGGCCGCTGCAGTGCAGACTCCGTTTTTGTTTTTTGCTGGACTGATTGCTGCATTAGCAGTAGCTTTTATATTTATCAAATTGCCACAGTTACAGGAAACTGCCAAGGGTGGTTACAGCGCACTACTCAAGAAAACATCTGTATGGATGGGCGCAGCAGGAATATTTGTTTATGTAGGTGCCGAGGTTGCGATAGGAAGTTATCTGGTCAACTATTTTATCAATCTAAATCTAGATCAAACCATTGTTGAGAATGAAACAATGAGTGGTATCGCTTCCTTCTTTTTGAACGCAGACTTGAGTGCCATTGACTCAAAAGCCATCGTTGGCGCTTTCTTATTCTTCTATTGGACGGGCGCTATGGTAGGTCGATTTATAGGTAGTGCGTTGATGCGATTTATACCATCGCACAAGGTTCTTATCAGTTTTACGGCGCTGGCAATCGCCATGATCTTTATCAGTATCTCTACAGATGGATTTGTAGCCATGTGGTCCATATTGGCAGTTGGTTTGTTCAACTCCATTATGTTTCCAACCATTTTTACCTTAACGCTTAATGGATTGGGCGAATTAAAACCACAAGCGTCTGGTGTGTTGTGTATGGCGATTGTAGGTGGTGCGATCGTGCCTATCAGTTTTGGAGCCCTAGCCGACTCGCTAGGATTTGCACTTGCATTCCTTCTGCCTATGGCATGTTATGCCTATATCATGTTCTTTGCTTTTTATAAGGGTAGGAAGATTGTGGTGGGATGA
- a CDS encoding N(4)-(beta-N-acetylglucosaminyl)-L-asparaginase → MDRRNFIKKSSYGGVALSLGLHLAACRSINAVSGKINPISICTWGFVDANAAAGRALENGNNALDAAIKGVNVEEKDLKNTTVGNGAAPDREGNVTLDASVMDHQGNCGSVVYVQDIQNVASLAREVMDHSPHVMLAGDGAYQFAINRGFKKQNLLTDNSKNQYREWLKTSKYKPVINIENHDTIGVICRDINGNLSGACSTSGLAYKMPGRVGDSPIIGAGLYVDNEIGAAAATGLGEEIMKTVGSFLIVELMRNGKSPQEACEEAVKRTAKRAANPEDFQVAYIAMNKAGETGYYSLQQGFAMMEYSNGTNRRKESAYYLKT, encoded by the coding sequence GTGGATAGAAGAAACTTCATAAAGAAAAGTTCTTACGGCGGCGTGGCATTAAGCTTAGGGTTACATCTAGCAGCATGTAGATCCATCAATGCTGTTTCGGGAAAAATTAATCCTATATCCATTTGTACATGGGGTTTTGTAGATGCCAATGCGGCGGCTGGTCGTGCCTTAGAAAATGGTAATAATGCACTTGATGCGGCTATTAAAGGTGTCAACGTTGAGGAAAAAGATCTTAAAAACACTACCGTAGGTAATGGCGCCGCTCCAGATCGAGAAGGCAATGTGACATTAGATGCCAGCGTGATGGATCATCAAGGAAATTGTGGCAGTGTAGTCTATGTGCAGGATATTCAAAATGTTGCATCGCTCGCTAGAGAAGTCATGGATCATTCACCACACGTGATGCTAGCAGGCGATGGCGCTTATCAGTTTGCCATCAATCGAGGTTTCAAAAAACAAAATCTACTCACTGACAATTCAAAAAATCAATATCGAGAATGGCTTAAAACCAGCAAATACAAACCTGTCATCAACATTGAAAACCATGATACTATAGGAGTGATTTGTAGGGATATTAACGGCAACTTATCAGGAGCATGCTCCACATCTGGGCTTGCTTACAAGATGCCTGGTCGTGTAGGCGATAGTCCGATTATTGGTGCTGGATTATATGTCGATAATGAGATTGGTGCCGCGGCAGCTACTGGATTGGGTGAGGAAATCATGAAAACCGTAGGCAGCTTCTTGATAGTAGAACTCATGCGCAACGGCAAGTCGCCGCAAGAAGCTTGTGAAGAGGCCGTCAAGCGCACCGCCAAAAGAGCAGCAAACCCTGAAGACTTTCAAGTGGCATATATCGCGATGAATAAAGCTGGTGAGACTGGCTACTACAGTTTACAACAAGGATTTGCCATGATGGAATATTCTAATGGCACAAATCGTCGCAAAGAGTCTGCTTACTATTTAAAAACATAA
- a CDS encoding GH92 family glycosyl hydrolase gives MNRLLSLFVLLLIVSCDDQVAEPEPAVTTRPVTEYVNPFIGTGGHGHTYPGATLPFAMMQLSPDTRLDGWDGCSGYHYSDDKIYGFSHTHLSGTGVSDYGDILLMPTNTAILNNGADGEPSYRSSFSHDKENASPGFYEVHLDDTNIDVALTVSRRSGMHRYQFPDSTNQFVILDLEHRDQLLEHDVQFNNARELSGKRFSKAWASRQMLFFYIETSHDIKNWDTMYETAPSKLALEFDNPKNEPVYIKIGISPVDATGAKQNLHEEIAEKTFEEVQEEANKIWRGELEKIIVEDDDEDKLAIFYTSLYHSMLAPNIYQDVDGRYRGMDLEIHETQDFDYYTVFSLWDTYRAAHPLYTIIDQKRTNDFINTFNAKYDEGGILPIWDLSGNYTGCMIGYHAVPVIADAYLKGIRDYDTDKALEAMLHSATRDKLGLKSYKEYGFIPVEEESESVSKTLEYAYDDWTIAQMATAMGRDSIAGNYYKRAQNYKNLYNPLSGFFQGRFRNTWFAPFDPYEVNFNYTEANAWQYSMYAPQDIAGHIKLMGGKTSYENHLDHLFEGKTQTSGRDQADITGLIGQYAHGNEPSHHMAYLYNYVGKPHKTQERVHEILTTLYQNSPDGISGNEDCGQMSAWYVLSSLGFYPVTPGSNDYVVGTPLFKKATIHLENGNQLTIEREGSGKYISGMSISRDRETYGRTRANNYSYITHDDIMKGGHWVFEMQEEPSKWGSAVQYRPMTSIDESLIVTAPVISNGDISFARSTTVELDNITDNSTIYYGIDEAPFKLYKEAFELNKSSELRTYAVKKGISSDTITTSFYKYDDSRKINLDYTYANEYSAGGDDALIDGMRGSTDFRSGSWQGIKNQDLNATIDLGAMKNVNSVSINFLKDQRSWIFYPKELNVDILDSNRNLIDSVTVQLPETGHEETSEIHTETVNFTNAKTRYIKVVATNYGALPDWHLGYPMNGTAWIFVDEITIN, from the coding sequence ATGAACAGACTTCTGTCACTTTTTGTACTCCTATTAATAGTGTCCTGCGATGATCAAGTGGCAGAACCTGAGCCTGCCGTGACGACACGACCTGTAACCGAGTATGTGAATCCATTTATAGGAACTGGTGGTCATGGCCACACATATCCTGGTGCGACCTTGCCGTTTGCCATGATGCAGTTGAGTCCAGACACGCGACTTGATGGTTGGGATGGATGCAGCGGTTATCACTACAGCGACGATAAAATCTACGGATTCTCTCACACGCATTTAAGCGGTACAGGAGTTTCTGATTATGGCGATATTTTACTAATGCCTACAAACACAGCCATACTTAACAACGGTGCCGATGGTGAGCCTAGCTATCGCTCGAGTTTCTCGCATGATAAAGAAAATGCATCGCCAGGATTTTATGAAGTACATCTAGATGATACTAATATTGACGTGGCGTTGACCGTTTCTAGACGCAGCGGTATGCATCGCTACCAGTTTCCTGATTCTACAAATCAATTTGTGATCTTGGATCTAGAACATAGAGATCAATTGCTGGAACACGATGTTCAATTTAACAATGCTAGAGAGCTATCTGGTAAACGATTTTCTAAAGCTTGGGCGTCAAGGCAGATGTTATTCTTCTACATCGAGACCTCGCACGATATTAAAAACTGGGATACCATGTATGAAACTGCGCCCAGCAAACTGGCTCTTGAATTTGACAATCCCAAAAATGAACCAGTCTACATCAAGATAGGAATCAGTCCTGTGGATGCTACTGGAGCAAAACAGAATCTCCATGAAGAAATAGCTGAGAAAACGTTTGAAGAGGTTCAAGAAGAGGCAAACAAAATCTGGCGTGGCGAGCTTGAAAAAATCATTGTTGAAGACGACGATGAGGATAAACTTGCCATTTTTTATACCTCACTCTATCACAGCATGCTTGCTCCTAACATTTATCAAGATGTCGATGGCCGCTATCGCGGTATGGATCTAGAGATCCACGAGACTCAGGATTTTGATTATTATACGGTGTTTTCTTTATGGGATACCTATCGCGCCGCGCATCCACTCTACACCATCATTGACCAGAAACGTACCAACGATTTCATCAACACCTTCAACGCAAAATATGATGAAGGTGGTATCCTACCTATCTGGGATTTGAGTGGTAACTACACAGGTTGCATGATAGGTTATCACGCCGTACCTGTAATCGCAGATGCTTATTTAAAAGGCATACGCGATTATGACACAGACAAGGCGCTGGAAGCCATGCTACATTCTGCCACGCGAGATAAATTAGGGCTTAAGAGTTATAAGGAATATGGATTTATTCCAGTAGAAGAAGAAAGTGAGTCCGTTTCTAAAACACTGGAATATGCATACGACGACTGGACGATTGCGCAAATGGCTACCGCCATGGGTAGAGACTCCATTGCTGGCAATTATTATAAACGCGCGCAGAATTATAAGAACCTATACAATCCGCTTTCAGGATTTTTTCAAGGGCGTTTCCGCAATACTTGGTTTGCACCTTTTGATCCTTACGAGGTGAACTTTAATTATACTGAAGCAAATGCATGGCAATACTCGATGTACGCACCACAAGATATTGCCGGTCATATCAAACTTATGGGCGGTAAGACCAGTTATGAAAACCACCTAGATCATTTATTTGAAGGAAAAACACAAACGTCAGGTCGCGATCAAGCAGACATTACAGGATTGATCGGGCAATACGCACATGGTAATGAACCAAGCCACCACATGGCTTATTTGTATAATTATGTAGGCAAACCTCACAAAACGCAAGAGCGAGTGCATGAAATTCTCACCACTTTATATCAAAATAGTCCTGATGGTATTTCAGGCAATGAGGATTGTGGTCAAATGAGCGCTTGGTACGTGCTTAGTTCGTTAGGATTTTATCCAGTGACGCCTGGTAGTAATGACTATGTAGTAGGTACACCATTATTTAAAAAGGCGACCATACATCTTGAGAATGGCAACCAGCTCACGATAGAGCGTGAAGGTAGCGGCAAATACATTTCAGGCATGTCTATAAGCCGTGATCGTGAAACTTACGGTCGCACTAGAGCAAACAATTATTCCTATATCACCCATGATGATATCATGAAAGGTGGTCACTGGGTTTTTGAAATGCAAGAGGAGCCATCAAAATGGGGTAGCGCGGTTCAATATCGTCCGATGACATCTATTGATGAATCTCTAATAGTAACTGCACCCGTAATAAGTAATGGTGATATATCCTTTGCTAGGTCCACCACAGTTGAGCTGGATAACATCACGGATAATTCTACAATTTATTACGGTATTGATGAGGCGCCTTTTAAACTATACAAGGAAGCTTTTGAGTTGAACAAATCATCTGAGCTAAGAACTTATGCTGTGAAAAAGGGAATTTCAAGCGATACCATTACTACCTCGTTTTACAAGTATGACGATAGTCGCAAGATCAATCTAGATTATACCTATGCAAATGAGTATAGTGCTGGCGGCGATGATGCGCTCATCGATGGTATGCGTGGCTCTACTGATTTTAGATCTGGTTCCTGGCAAGGTATTAAAAACCAAGACCTGAACGCTACAATAGATTTGGGAGCGATGAAAAACGTGAATTCTGTTTCTATCAATTTCTTGAAAGATCAACGCAGCTGGATATTTTATCCCAAAGAACTGAACGTTGACATACTGGACTCAAATCGCAATCTAATCGATAGCGTGACGGTTCAACTACCAGAAACAGGTCACGAAGAAACAAGCGAGATTCATACAGAGACAGTCAATTTTACCAATGCAAAGACTAGATATATTAAAGTGGTAGCTACCAACTATGGCGCACTACCCGATTGGCATCTAGGCTATCCCATGAATGGTACGGCTTGGATATTTGTAGATGAAATAACCATTAATTAG
- a CDS encoding NADH:ubiquinone reductase (Na(+)-transporting) subunit D, with amino-acid sequence MAQNKESKKQGLILFLSDTDEREGLLGKKNRKLLSDPLTDNNPITVQVLGICSALAITVQLKPAIVMSLAVMAVMAFSNMIVSALRNLIPSRIRIIVQLVVVAALVILVDQVLRAYAYDVSKQLSVFVGLIITNCIVMGRLEAFALGHGIYKSFLDGIGNAAGYAFILILVAFFRELLGAGKLLGIEIIPEAVYDFGYVDNGLMLLSPMALITVGIIIWVQRSRNRTLIEEN; translated from the coding sequence ATGGCGCAAAATAAAGAATCAAAAAAGCAAGGTCTTATCCTTTTCCTATCTGATACAGACGAGAGAGAAGGCTTGCTAGGTAAGAAGAATCGCAAGCTTCTATCTGATCCATTGACAGACAACAATCCAATTACAGTTCAGGTACTAGGAATATGTTCAGCTCTTGCGATTACAGTTCAATTGAAACCAGCTATCGTGATGAGCCTTGCCGTGATGGCTGTAATGGCTTTTAGTAACATGATTGTATCTGCATTACGTAATTTGATACCGTCGCGTATTAGAATTATCGTGCAGTTAGTTGTTGTTGCAGCTCTTGTAATCTTGGTTGACCAGGTTTTGAGAGCGTATGCATACGACGTTTCTAAACAACTCTCGGTTTTTGTAGGGTTGATTATTACCAACTGTATCGTTATGGGTCGTCTTGAGGCATTTGCTCTAGGACACGGTATTTATAAATCATTCCTTGATGGTATAGGTAACGCAGCTGGATACGCTTTCATCTTGATCTTAGTAGCATTTTTTAGAGAGTTGCTAGGTGCAGGAAAATTATTGGGAATTGAAATTATACCAGAGGCAGTTTATGACTTTGGATATGTGGATAACGGTTTGATGCTTTTGTCACCTATGGCTCTTATTACTGTAGGTATTATCATCTGGGTGCAGCGCAGTCGCAACCGTACATTAATTGAAGAAAACTAA
- the nqrE gene encoding NADH:ubiquinone reductase (Na(+)-transporting) subunit E, with the protein MDLINLAVRSIFIENMVFAYFLGMCSYLAVSKSVKTAVGLGAAVVFVLGITVPINWLLDTYLLKPGALSLWLGEEYASIDLSFLSFIMFIAVIASMVQLVEMIVERFAPALYGALGIFLPLIAVNCAILGGSLFMQQKDFSGIDEAAVYGIGSGFGFFLAILAIAAIREKITYSNVPAPLRGLGITFIITGLMALGFMSFMGIEI; encoded by the coding sequence ATGGATTTAATCAATCTCGCTGTAAGAAGTATTTTTATCGAGAACATGGTCTTTGCCTATTTCTTGGGTATGTGTTCTTATCTGGCCGTCTCAAAGTCTGTTAAGACCGCTGTAGGTCTAGGTGCCGCTGTAGTATTTGTATTGGGAATCACGGTTCCTATCAACTGGTTGCTGGACACTTATTTATTAAAGCCTGGCGCATTGAGCCTATGGTTGGGTGAAGAGTATGCTAGTATCGACCTTAGTTTCTTGAGTTTTATCATGTTTATCGCGGTGATCGCGAGCATGGTACAGCTGGTAGAAATGATCGTGGAACGATTTGCACCAGCATTATATGGAGCGCTAGGTATTTTCCTACCACTTATCGCAGTAAACTGTGCGATTCTAGGTGGATCATTATTTATGCAGCAAAAGGATTTCTCTGGTATTGACGAGGCAGCTGTTTATGGAATAGGTTCTGGTTTTGGATTTTTCCTAGCCATTCTAGCCATTGCGGCAATTCGTGAGAAAATCACTTATTCAAATGTGCCTGCACCATTAAGAGGTCTAGGTATCACATTTATCATCACAGGACTTATGGCCTTAGGCTTCATGAGTTTTATGGGAATAGAAATTTAA
- the nqrF gene encoding NADH:ubiquinone reductase (Na(+)-transporting) subunit F, with protein sequence MDSNVITILASAAIFLVLILLLVTLLLTAKSKLLPSGPVTINVNGEKDITTGSGGTLLGTLGDNKLFLPSACGGGGTCVQCKCVVTDGGGSILPTEVPHFTRKEIAAGWRLGCQVKVKQDMKIEIPEEVFGIKKWEAEVVRNYNVASFIKEFVVRLPEDMDYEAGGYIQIEIPKCEVKYQDMDITAHPEEHDTADKFQAEWDKFNLWPLVMKNPETVERAYSMASFPAEGREIMLNVRIATPPWDRAKNNWMDVNPGIASSYIFNQKPGDKVIISGPYGEFFINHSDAEMLYVGGGAGMAPMRSHLYELFKTLKTDRKVTYWYGGRSKRELFYIEHFRSLEREFPNFKFYLALSEPLEEDNWKVKEDIHDESGDGFVGFIHQVVIDQYLTKHEAPEDIEVYFCGPPLMNNAVGKMAEDFGVPPENIRFDDFGG encoded by the coding sequence ATGGATTCTAACGTAATTACCATATTAGCCAGTGCGGCAATATTCCTAGTGCTTATATTGCTACTAGTGACGTTGTTGCTTACGGCAAAATCAAAATTATTGCCTTCTGGTCCGGTTACGATCAACGTTAACGGCGAGAAGGACATTACTACAGGATCTGGTGGTACGCTTCTAGGGACTCTAGGTGACAACAAATTATTCCTGCCATCTGCATGTGGTGGTGGTGGTACTTGTGTGCAATGTAAGTGTGTTGTAACTGATGGTGGTGGTTCTATATTACCAACCGAGGTGCCTCACTTTACCCGTAAAGAGATTGCTGCAGGATGGAGACTAGGCTGCCAGGTGAAGGTGAAGCAGGACATGAAGATCGAGATACCAGAAGAGGTATTCGGTATCAAGAAATGGGAAGCAGAAGTTGTGCGTAACTACAATGTAGCTTCATTTATTAAAGAGTTCGTAGTACGTCTTCCTGAAGATATGGATTATGAAGCTGGTGGTTATATCCAGATTGAGATTCCTAAGTGTGAAGTGAAGTACCAAGATATGGACATCACAGCGCACCCTGAAGAGCACGATACAGCAGATAAGTTTCAAGCAGAATGGGACAAGTTCAACTTGTGGCCACTGGTGATGAAAAACCCTGAAACAGTAGAACGTGCATACTCCATGGCGTCTTTCCCAGCAGAAGGTCGTGAGATCATGCTAAACGTTCGTATCGCAACGCCGCCATGGGATAGAGCTAAGAATAATTGGATGGATGTAAATCCTGGTATTGCTAGTTCATACATCTTTAATCAAAAGCCAGGCGATAAGGTAATCATTTCAGGACCTTACGGTGAATTCTTTATCAATCACAGTGATGCAGAGATGCTTTATGTAGGTGGTGGTGCAGGAATGGCACCTATGAGATCTCACTTATATGAATTGTTTAAGACCTTGAAAACCGACCGCAAGGTAACTTACTGGTACGGTGGTCGTAGCAAGCGTGAGTTGTTCTACATTGAGCACTTCCGTTCACTGGAGCGTGAGTTCCCTAACTTCAAATTCTACCTAGCTCTTTCAGAGCCGCTAGAAGAAGATAACTGGAAAGTGAAAGAAGATATCCATGACGAGTCAGGAGATGGATTTGTAGGCTTCATTCACCAAGTAGTGATTGATCAGTACTTGACTAAGCATGAAGCACCAGAAGATATAGAAGTGTACTTCTGTGGACCACCGTTGATGAACAACGCCGTTGGTAAAATGGCCGAGGACTTTGGTGTACCACCAGAAAACATACGTTTTGATGACTTTGGTGGATAG